A region of Pseudarthrobacter sp. NIBRBAC000502770 DNA encodes the following proteins:
- a CDS encoding class F sortase: protein MPQDRRRHAAPGRGLTRWPPRQRWTKGDLAILGCGVLTFLSFTAGAPLFHEAPLLTVPGIHASAPGVRAAAAPAGAAAPMAETGIPQATGTAAAQPQPVVNPAPAAAVLPPAAQPIHIRYPAAAFDVPLHPLDLDGEAQSSRTIEPPATKDGYWLSAFGTPGKGSGNTTYVIGHSWEGADAPFNHLSSAAAVGDRFDLETAAGSISYQVDSVTTYLKSGLKDSAVWDMVPNRLVLISCFTEDPWGKNVVVTASPAAP, encoded by the coding sequence ATGCCACAGGACCGACGCCGGCACGCAGCACCCGGGCGGGGCCTCACGAGGTGGCCGCCCCGGCAACGGTGGACCAAAGGCGACCTGGCCATCCTTGGCTGCGGCGTCCTCACCTTCCTGTCCTTCACGGCTGGCGCACCCCTCTTCCACGAGGCCCCCCTGCTGACGGTCCCCGGCATCCACGCGTCGGCTCCCGGCGTACGCGCCGCCGCTGCGCCTGCGGGGGCGGCAGCCCCGATGGCGGAGACCGGCATTCCGCAGGCCACCGGAACAGCGGCCGCCCAGCCCCAGCCCGTGGTGAATCCAGCGCCGGCAGCCGCCGTCCTGCCGCCGGCCGCCCAGCCGATCCACATCCGGTACCCGGCCGCCGCCTTCGATGTGCCCCTCCATCCGCTGGACCTGGACGGCGAAGCACAATCCAGCCGCACCATTGAGCCCCCCGCTACGAAGGACGGCTACTGGCTGTCAGCTTTCGGCACGCCGGGCAAGGGATCCGGCAACACCACGTACGTCATAGGCCACAGCTGGGAGGGTGCGGACGCTCCCTTTAACCATTTGAGCTCGGCGGCCGCCGTTGGTGACCGTTTTGATCTGGAAACCGCCGCCGGGTCCATCAGCTACCAGGTGGACAGCGTTACCACCTACCTGAAGTCCGGCCTCAAGGACAGCGCCGTCTGGGACATGGTGCCCAACCGCCTGGTCCTCATCAGCTGCTTTACCGAGGACCCGTGGGGCAAGAACGTTGTGGTCACCGCTTCCCCAGCTGCCCCGTAG
- the dnaB gene encoding replicative DNA helicase, whose translation MSIAHLDPVEATRGSDASRKPPQDIAAEQSVLGGMMLSKDAIADVVEILRGQDFYRPAHETIYEAIIDLYGRGEPADAVTVSDELTKRAEINRIGGPAYLHELIQTVPTAANAGYYAEIVAERAVLRRLVNAGTKIVQLGYGSDGEVEDLVNQAQAEVYAVAERRTAEDYVVLKDVMESTVDEIEASGHRGEGMTGVPTGFYELDELTHGLHPGQMIVIAARPAVGKSTFALDFARSAAIKNNLATVMFSLEMGRNEIAMRLLSAEATIGLQDLRKGTIKDEQWSKIATTMGRMNDAPLFIDDSPNMSLMEIRAKCRRLKQQHDLKLVILDYLQLMSSGKKVESRQQEVSEFSRALKLLAKELQVPVIALSQLNRGSEQRQDKRPMVSDLRESGSIEQDADMVILLHREDVYDKESPRAGEADILVAKHRNGPTKDIVVAFQGHYSRFANMAGDAGGGGF comes from the coding sequence TTGTCAATCGCGCATCTGGACCCTGTCGAGGCAACCCGTGGATCGGACGCGAGCCGGAAGCCGCCACAGGACATCGCGGCCGAGCAGTCAGTCCTGGGCGGAATGATGCTGTCCAAGGATGCCATCGCGGATGTTGTCGAGATCCTCCGCGGCCAGGATTTTTACCGCCCGGCGCACGAGACCATCTATGAGGCCATCATCGACCTCTATGGCCGCGGCGAGCCTGCAGATGCGGTTACCGTGTCCGATGAACTGACCAAGCGGGCCGAGATCAACAGGATCGGTGGGCCCGCCTACCTCCACGAATTGATCCAGACCGTCCCCACTGCCGCCAACGCCGGCTATTATGCCGAGATCGTGGCCGAACGGGCGGTGCTTCGCCGCCTGGTCAACGCCGGCACCAAGATTGTCCAGCTGGGCTATGGGTCCGACGGCGAGGTGGAGGACCTGGTCAACCAGGCCCAGGCCGAGGTTTACGCCGTGGCCGAACGCCGCACCGCGGAGGATTACGTGGTGCTGAAGGACGTCATGGAGTCCACGGTGGACGAAATTGAGGCGTCCGGCCACCGCGGGGAGGGCATGACCGGTGTCCCCACAGGTTTCTACGAACTCGACGAGTTGACCCACGGGCTGCACCCCGGCCAGATGATCGTCATCGCCGCGCGCCCCGCCGTTGGCAAGTCGACGTTCGCCCTGGACTTCGCCCGGTCCGCGGCCATCAAGAACAACCTCGCCACGGTGATGTTCTCCCTGGAAATGGGCCGGAACGAGATCGCCATGCGCCTGTTGTCAGCCGAAGCCACCATTGGGCTCCAGGACCTCCGTAAGGGAACCATCAAGGACGAGCAGTGGTCCAAGATCGCCACCACCATGGGCCGCATGAACGATGCCCCGCTGTTCATCGATGACAGCCCCAACATGTCCCTGATGGAAATCCGTGCCAAGTGCCGCCGCCTGAAGCAGCAGCACGACCTCAAGCTGGTGATCCTCGACTACCTGCAGCTTATGAGCTCGGGCAAGAAGGTGGAATCCCGCCAGCAGGAAGTTTCCGAGTTCTCCCGGGCGCTGAAGCTCCTGGCCAAGGAACTCCAGGTTCCCGTCATTGCCCTGTCCCAGCTGAACCGTGGATCGGAACAGCGCCAGGACAAGCGCCCCATGGTCTCGGACCTCCGTGAGTCCGGGTCCATCGAGCAGGATGCCGACATGGTGATCCTGCTCCACCGCGAAGATGTTTACGACAAGGAATCACCCCGGGCCGGTGAGGCGGACATCCTGGTGGCCAAGCACCGTAACGGCCCCACCAAGGACATTGTGGTCGCCTTCCAGGGCCACTACTCCCGCTTTGCGAACATGGCGGGCGACGCTGGCGGTGGAGGCTTCTAG
- a CDS encoding CGNR zinc finger domain-containing protein, giving the protein MVFAPDTEVALRTVVNLINTAANGREGLATLEDLDAFLAAEGFSGGRRRDNAELESVLELRRELAAVWTADEDAAVDTVNRLLRDANALPQLMKHDGWDWHLHATAPDAPLADRMSTEAAMALADVIRGKEMDRMRTCESEDCDAAVLDLSRNRSKRYCDTGNCANRAHVAAYRARQAAAN; this is encoded by the coding sequence ATGGTTTTCGCCCCTGACACGGAAGTGGCGCTGCGTACGGTGGTGAACCTCATCAACACGGCGGCGAATGGCAGGGAGGGACTGGCCACCCTCGAGGACCTCGATGCCTTCCTGGCCGCTGAGGGGTTTTCGGGCGGCCGGCGCCGGGATAACGCGGAACTGGAAAGCGTGCTGGAGCTGCGCCGTGAACTGGCGGCAGTCTGGACGGCGGATGAGGACGCGGCGGTCGACACCGTCAACCGGCTGCTGCGGGATGCGAATGCGCTTCCCCAGCTCATGAAGCACGACGGTTGGGACTGGCACCTGCACGCCACGGCACCGGATGCTCCCTTGGCGGACCGGATGAGCACCGAGGCAGCCATGGCCCTCGCGGACGTGATCCGCGGCAAGGAAATGGACAGGATGCGCACGTGCGAATCAGAAGACTGCGATGCCGCCGTGCTGGACCTGAGCCGCAACCGGTCCAAGAGGTATTGCGACACCGGAAACTGCGCCAACCGGGCACATGTGGCCGCGTATCGGGCCAGGCAGGCGGCAGCGAATTAG
- a CDS encoding acyl-CoA thioesterase, with amino-acid sequence MTETGRPNSVTLRFLAAPTDVGHSGSVDAGTVLEWVDKAAYAAAVGWAKSYCVTAYVGNIHFADPVNSGDMVEVEATIVYTGRSSMHIHTVVSSGDPKGGPATMRSQCMVIFVAVGEDGRPIPVQQFQPSTPAEIEQRDHALARIKVREQIVEAMNRQEYTDAGTAERVTLRFMAAPTDVNWGGKVHGGIVMKWIDEAAYVCASRYCGRDTVAVFSGGVRFYRPLLIGHVVEVEARLVYTGTKGMHIAVHVRSGDPKGRELDLTTYCLTVMVARDDEGNSVPVPAWVPVSEEDKRLHAHARELLEIRGTAPGNRLPNHLLAAAGPAGSAAARSGNEGD; translated from the coding sequence ATGACTGAGACCGGCCGCCCCAACTCCGTGACCCTCCGCTTCCTCGCCGCCCCAACCGACGTGGGCCACAGCGGCTCGGTGGATGCCGGCACAGTGCTTGAGTGGGTGGACAAGGCCGCCTACGCCGCCGCGGTGGGGTGGGCCAAGTCCTACTGCGTGACCGCCTACGTGGGAAACATCCATTTCGCCGATCCCGTCAACAGCGGCGACATGGTGGAAGTGGAGGCCACCATCGTTTACACCGGCCGCTCCTCCATGCACATCCACACCGTGGTCTCCTCCGGCGACCCCAAAGGCGGCCCGGCCACGATGCGGAGCCAGTGCATGGTGATCTTTGTGGCGGTCGGCGAAGACGGCAGGCCGATCCCGGTTCAGCAGTTCCAGCCCTCCACCCCAGCCGAGATTGAGCAGCGGGACCACGCCTTGGCCAGGATCAAGGTCCGGGAACAGATTGTGGAAGCCATGAACCGGCAGGAATATACAGACGCCGGCACGGCCGAGCGTGTGACGCTGAGGTTCATGGCAGCCCCCACCGACGTGAACTGGGGCGGGAAGGTCCACGGCGGCATCGTCATGAAATGGATCGACGAAGCAGCCTACGTCTGCGCCTCCCGCTACTGCGGCAGGGATACCGTGGCCGTATTCTCCGGCGGCGTCCGCTTCTACCGGCCCCTGCTGATCGGGCACGTGGTGGAAGTGGAAGCCCGCCTGGTCTACACCGGGACCAAGGGCATGCACATCGCCGTCCACGTCCGCTCAGGCGACCCCAAGGGCCGGGAGCTGGATCTCACTACCTACTGCCTCACCGTAATGGTGGCGCGCGACGACGAAGGCAACTCGGTGCCGGTTCCCGCCTGGGTGCCGGTCAGCGAGGAGGACAAGCGGCTGCATGCCCACGCCCGCGAACTCCTGGAGATCCGGGGTACGGCGCCCGGGAACCGCCTGCCGAACCACCTGCTGGCCGCCGCGGGGCCTGCCGGCAGCGCCGCGGCCCGCTCCGGGAACGAAGGGGACTAG
- a CDS encoding metal-sensitive transcriptional regulator encodes MNATGEAIVDAEHPAMEEGAAPQHGYTGNKDAYLRRLKRIEGQVRGIARMVDEDKYCIDILTQVAAVTKALHAVSLGLVEEHIGHCVVGAASEPDPDVRAEAIDAKVKEAADAIGRLLR; translated from the coding sequence ATGAACGCTACCGGGGAAGCCATTGTGGACGCCGAACATCCGGCTATGGAGGAAGGCGCTGCCCCTCAGCACGGGTACACGGGAAACAAGGACGCCTACCTCCGCCGCCTGAAGCGCATCGAAGGCCAGGTGCGGGGCATAGCCCGGATGGTGGACGAGGACAAATACTGCATCGACATCCTGACCCAGGTTGCCGCCGTCACCAAGGCCCTGCACGCCGTCAGCCTGGGGCTGGTCGAGGAACACATCGGCCACTGTGTGGTGGGGGCCGCCTCCGAACCAGACCCCGACGTACGGGCAGAAGCCATCGATGCCAAGGTCAAGGAAGCTGCCGACGCAATCGGCCGCCTGCTTCGCTGA
- a CDS encoding WXG100 family type VII secretion target: MAIWGADVEQLRQLGSKLQAGASEIETQKSTLTKVLSSTNWEGPDATKFRNEWSGTHTAMLTKVAEALKEAGSQAKRNAEEQSQASH; this comes from the coding sequence ATGGCTATTTGGGGTGCAGACGTTGAGCAGCTTCGCCAGCTCGGCAGCAAGCTTCAGGCAGGTGCGTCCGAGATCGAGACGCAGAAGTCCACTCTCACGAAGGTTCTGAGCAGCACCAACTGGGAAGGTCCGGACGCCACCAAGTTCCGCAACGAGTGGTCCGGTACCCACACCGCCATGCTGACCAAGGTTGCCGAGGCACTGAAGGAAGCCGGCTCACAGGCCAAGCGCAACGCCGAAGAGCAGAGCCAGGCCTCCCACTAG
- a CDS encoding MATE family efflux transporter codes for MPQQPALAAVSGGRGPAREILRLAIPAFGALVAEPLFLLADSAIVGHLGVAQLAGVGLASAVLQTAVGLMVFLAYSTTPAVARAIGDGQLGKALAAGRDGVWLATLLGVLLAAAGFAAAEPLIDLLGAEGSVRTFAIDYFRWSMPGLVAMLLIFAGTGVLRGLQDTRTPLVVATAGFGVNALLNLWLVYGLGLSVTGSAIGTSLAQWAMAAVYVAMVRRNAVRHGVSLLPSWRGIRSMTRVGSWLMLRTLSLRAAILATVLVVTAQGEVNLAAHQLAMTIFSFLAFALDALAIAAQALIGKELGASNAGRARLLTGTMIRWGAGFGVVTGLLLAAVAPWAGALFTTDPHVQSVLTVALWVLAAGQPIAGYVFVLDGVLIGAGDARYLALAGLVNIAIYVPLLAWVALSGATGAAGLGWLWAAFGVGYMAARALTLGVRARSDRWMVLGSA; via the coding sequence GTGCCCCAACAACCTGCCCTTGCCGCCGTCTCCGGAGGGCGCGGGCCTGCCCGTGAAATTCTCCGCCTCGCCATCCCTGCGTTCGGGGCGCTGGTGGCTGAACCCCTGTTCCTGCTGGCCGACTCGGCGATTGTGGGGCACCTTGGTGTCGCGCAGCTCGCAGGCGTGGGGCTGGCATCAGCGGTGCTGCAGACCGCCGTCGGGCTCATGGTCTTCCTGGCTTACTCGACGACGCCCGCCGTGGCCCGCGCGATCGGGGACGGACAGCTCGGCAAGGCCCTCGCGGCAGGGCGCGACGGCGTGTGGCTGGCCACGCTCCTGGGCGTGCTGCTCGCCGCCGCCGGCTTCGCTGCGGCCGAACCGCTGATCGACCTACTGGGCGCGGAGGGCAGTGTCCGCACCTTTGCCATCGACTACTTCCGCTGGTCCATGCCGGGACTGGTGGCCATGCTGCTGATTTTTGCCGGCACGGGTGTCCTGCGCGGCCTGCAGGACACCCGGACCCCGCTGGTGGTGGCCACGGCCGGATTCGGCGTCAACGCGCTGCTGAACCTGTGGCTTGTCTACGGGCTGGGCTTGTCGGTAACCGGTTCGGCGATCGGCACCAGCCTTGCCCAGTGGGCCATGGCTGCGGTTTACGTGGCGATGGTCCGCCGGAACGCCGTACGGCACGGAGTCAGCCTGCTGCCCAGTTGGCGGGGCATCCGCAGCATGACGAGGGTTGGATCCTGGCTCATGCTGCGCACGCTCAGCCTGCGGGCCGCAATACTGGCCACCGTGCTGGTGGTAACGGCCCAGGGTGAAGTCAACCTTGCCGCCCATCAGTTGGCCATGACCATCTTTTCCTTCCTGGCGTTCGCTTTGGATGCCCTGGCCATCGCTGCGCAGGCGCTCATCGGCAAGGAGCTCGGTGCCTCCAATGCCGGCAGGGCGCGCCTGCTGACCGGGACCATGATCAGGTGGGGCGCCGGGTTCGGCGTAGTGACAGGCCTGCTGCTGGCTGCGGTTGCCCCCTGGGCGGGAGCCCTGTTCACGACGGATCCCCACGTGCAGTCAGTCCTCACCGTTGCGCTCTGGGTCCTGGCCGCCGGACAGCCCATCGCCGGCTACGTTTTTGTGCTCGATGGTGTGCTGATCGGCGCGGGGGACGCCCGTTACCTCGCCCTCGCAGGGCTGGTGAACATCGCCATCTACGTGCCGCTGCTCGCCTGGGTGGCACTCTCCGGTGCAACCGGCGCCGCAGGGCTGGGGTGGCTGTGGGCCGCTTTCGGCGTGGGATACATGGCCGCGCGGGCACTCACCCTGGGCGTGCGTGCCCGGTCCGACCGCTGGATGGTGCTGGGCTCCGCCTGA
- a CDS encoding DoxX family protein has protein sequence MNKSALTTTALAALRIILGFLFAAHGWQKFNEWTIAGTQASFAKMGVPAADVMAPAIAVLELAGGVALILGILTRVVAALLVVDMLGALFLVHAPAGIFAANGGYELVLLLAAASFALALTGAGRLSVDRALFGRRPESRLAVLA, from the coding sequence ATGAACAAGTCCGCACTGACCACCACTGCCCTGGCCGCCCTACGAATCATCCTCGGCTTCCTCTTCGCGGCCCATGGCTGGCAGAAGTTCAATGAATGGACCATCGCCGGCACCCAGGCGTCCTTCGCCAAGATGGGCGTCCCGGCCGCCGACGTCATGGCCCCCGCGATCGCCGTCCTCGAACTGGCAGGCGGCGTTGCCCTGATCCTGGGGATCCTGACACGGGTCGTGGCCGCCCTCCTCGTGGTGGACATGCTGGGCGCCCTGTTCCTGGTACATGCCCCCGCCGGTATCTTCGCGGCAAACGGAGGCTACGAACTCGTCCTCCTGCTGGCAGCGGCATCCTTCGCCCTGGCCCTTACCGGAGCCGGCCGGCTGTCCGTGGACCGCGCCCTCTTCGGCCGCCGTCCGGAATCCCGGCTGGCAGTCCTCGCGTAG
- a CDS encoding DUF2277 domain-containing protein, giving the protein MCRNIRTLHNFEPHASSEEVHAAALQYVRKISGSTKPSKANQEAFDDAVHEIAHITQHLLDSLVTQAPPKDRDAEAAKAKARSAVRFGAA; this is encoded by the coding sequence ATGTGCCGGAATATCCGAACCCTCCATAACTTCGAGCCGCATGCCTCATCCGAGGAGGTGCATGCGGCTGCGCTGCAGTACGTCCGCAAGATCAGCGGCAGCACCAAGCCGTCAAAGGCCAACCAGGAGGCCTTTGACGACGCCGTCCATGAGATCGCCCACATCACACAGCACCTGCTGGATTCGCTGGTAACGCAGGCGCCGCCCAAGGACCGGGACGCGGAAGCGGCCAAGGCCAAGGCGCGTTCCGCAGTGCGTTTCGGCGCGGCCTGA
- a CDS encoding universal stress protein: MTWENFDGAPLLVGIMPNQHPEVIQTAAALAARLAAPLVCAYVDEASYLVEWDPARSAHRLSRHPGVDDDMLALTTELKALVQSTLDQLPAGAGPPEWSFRTLTGDPARALGQLAAEMDAPLIIVGTPERGFTHRLSEALSGAVGTWLSHHQSRPVLVVPYRMPAHENRP, from the coding sequence ATGACGTGGGAAAACTTCGATGGAGCTCCCCTGCTGGTGGGCATCATGCCGAATCAGCACCCGGAGGTCATCCAGACTGCGGCTGCCCTCGCTGCCCGACTGGCGGCACCCCTGGTCTGTGCGTATGTAGATGAAGCCAGCTACCTGGTCGAGTGGGATCCGGCCCGTTCCGCCCACCGCCTGTCCCGGCACCCGGGAGTGGATGACGACATGCTGGCACTGACAACCGAGCTGAAAGCGCTGGTCCAGTCCACCCTGGACCAGCTGCCGGCGGGCGCTGGACCGCCGGAGTGGTCCTTCCGCACCCTCACCGGGGACCCGGCCCGGGCACTCGGGCAGCTGGCCGCCGAAATGGACGCACCCTTGATCATTGTGGGTACCCCGGAACGGGGGTTTACCCATCGCCTCTCGGAAGCCCTCAGCGGCGCCGTGGGCACATGGCTCAGCCACCACCAGAGCCGGCCCGTGCTGGTGGTTCCCTACCGGATGCCCGCCCACGAGAACCGGCCGTGA
- a CDS encoding DMT family transporter yields the protein MPAAKDHIPTTELPAGRRGFLAPGLGIALFSSAVFGLSGSFAKSLLETGWSPGAAVTARLTGAALILALPAAVALKGRWHQLRDNWLTIVLFGLIGVAACQLFYFNAVARLSVGVALLLEYLAPVLIVLWLWAASRRRPRLLTSGGTLLSLAGLVLVLDLTGAVKVDLVGVLWGMAAAVCLAIYFFITAKENDTLPPIVLASGGLMTGAAVMWLAAATGLLPMAFSTADTTLGSWTTPWWVSLAGLVVLATVLAYTSGIMAARALGSKVASFVSLTEVLFAVLWAWLLLGELPGAIQLLGGVLIVGGVVLVRLDELRASAGAAGTKVQASPLEHANDVEPVP from the coding sequence GTGCCTGCCGCCAAAGACCACATCCCCACCACGGAGCTGCCCGCCGGACGCCGAGGCTTCCTGGCACCCGGGCTCGGGATTGCGCTGTTCTCCTCCGCTGTCTTCGGGCTGTCCGGATCCTTTGCCAAGTCACTGCTGGAGACCGGCTGGTCGCCGGGAGCTGCCGTCACCGCCCGCTTGACGGGTGCGGCCCTGATCCTTGCACTGCCGGCCGCCGTCGCGCTCAAGGGCCGCTGGCACCAGCTGAGGGACAATTGGCTAACCATCGTGCTGTTCGGGCTTATTGGCGTGGCGGCCTGCCAGTTGTTCTACTTCAACGCTGTGGCACGTTTGTCCGTGGGCGTGGCACTCCTGCTGGAGTACCTGGCCCCGGTGCTCATCGTCCTGTGGCTCTGGGCCGCGAGCCGCCGGCGCCCCCGGCTGCTGACCTCCGGCGGGACACTCCTCTCCCTGGCCGGCCTGGTGCTGGTCCTGGACCTCACGGGCGCCGTCAAGGTGGATCTGGTGGGGGTTCTTTGGGGCATGGCGGCCGCCGTTTGCCTGGCCATCTACTTCTTCATCACCGCCAAGGAAAACGACACCTTACCCCCCATCGTGCTGGCGTCAGGGGGACTCATGACGGGCGCTGCCGTGATGTGGCTTGCAGCCGCCACCGGCCTGCTGCCCATGGCCTTCAGCACCGCGGACACCACCCTTGGGTCCTGGACCACCCCGTGGTGGGTGTCCCTTGCCGGGCTGGTGGTGCTGGCCACGGTACTCGCCTACACCTCGGGCATCATGGCCGCCAGGGCGCTCGGCTCCAAGGTTGCATCCTTCGTGTCGCTCACCGAGGTCCTGTTTGCCGTGCTGTGGGCGTGGCTGCTGCTTGGGGAACTTCCCGGTGCCATCCAGCTCCTCGGCGGAGTCCTGATCGTTGGCGGTGTGGTCCTGGTCCGGCTTGACGAGCTTCGCGCCTCCGCAGGCGCAGCGGGTACGAAAGTCCAGGCGTCGCCGCTGGAGCACGCGAACGACGTCGAGCCCGTCCCCTAA
- a CDS encoding cation-translocating P-type ATPase: MSHQELLHPPGTRVVELDIEGMTCASCVNRVEKKLGKLDGVAATVNLPLESAYVTVPAGITDEQLVETVNAAGYQAKVRRQQPTGGENTAAEPAAMPAAELRPRLILAAILTVPVFLVSMVPAFQFPNWGWVAAALALPVVTWAAWPFHRAAAVNARHLASTMDTLVSLGVAAAYLFSAWQLLADPRMTEHPGMEGMTGGLYFEVAAVVTTFLLLGRYLEANAKQKAGDALKALLNLGAKDATVLRDGTEQKISADLLQVGDLLVVRPGEKIATDGVVVDGASAVDASLVTGESVPVEVGPDSRVTGATINTSGRLLVRATRVGAQTTLAQMARLVSQAQTGKAPIARLADRISSVFVPVVLALAVLTFVLWLLFAGPAADGDHLRQAFTAAVAVLVIACPCALGLATPVGLLTGTGRGAQLGILIKGPQVLEDTRTVDTILLDKTGTVTTGVLAVDAAAAFPGFQDRDVLRLAGAVEAASEHPVARAIAAAATSVSAGKAGDAGTLPAVQGFSSAPGGGVSGTVEGMAVMAGRSGWLEQNGIVLDARRQALLASAEQGGATTICVAVDGKAAGIISLRDTVKEGSAAAVERLKALGLRPILLTGDNAAVAARVAAVVGIAPEDIYAGVLPEGKVEAVRKLQAGGATVAMAGDGVNDAAALAQADLGIAMGSGTDVAIEAADLTVMGNDLAQVAQAIELSRKTLGTIKTNLFWAFFYNAVGIPVAALGLLNPMIAGAAMAASSVLVVANSLRLRSFGK, encoded by the coding sequence ATGAGCCACCAGGAACTGCTGCACCCACCGGGCACCCGCGTCGTCGAACTCGACATCGAAGGGATGACCTGTGCGTCCTGCGTCAACCGGGTGGAAAAGAAGCTCGGCAAACTCGACGGCGTGGCCGCAACGGTCAACCTGCCCCTGGAGTCCGCGTACGTCACGGTCCCGGCAGGCATCACCGACGAGCAACTGGTGGAGACCGTCAACGCGGCCGGCTACCAGGCGAAGGTGCGCCGGCAGCAGCCGACGGGCGGCGAAAATACAGCTGCTGAACCTGCCGCAATGCCCGCCGCCGAGCTCCGTCCGCGGCTCATCCTGGCAGCCATCCTGACAGTTCCGGTATTCCTGGTCAGCATGGTCCCGGCGTTCCAGTTCCCCAACTGGGGGTGGGTTGCGGCGGCTCTGGCCCTTCCAGTGGTCACGTGGGCGGCGTGGCCCTTCCACCGCGCGGCGGCCGTCAATGCACGGCACCTGGCATCCACCATGGACACCCTGGTATCGCTTGGGGTGGCAGCGGCCTACCTGTTTTCGGCCTGGCAGCTGCTGGCAGATCCGCGCATGACCGAACACCCCGGCATGGAGGGCATGACCGGCGGCCTGTACTTCGAGGTGGCGGCCGTCGTCACCACCTTCCTGCTCCTGGGCCGGTACCTGGAGGCCAATGCCAAGCAGAAGGCCGGCGATGCCCTCAAGGCCCTGCTGAATTTGGGTGCCAAGGATGCCACGGTCCTGCGCGACGGCACAGAGCAGAAGATTTCCGCCGACCTGCTCCAGGTGGGCGACCTCCTGGTGGTCCGGCCAGGAGAGAAAATTGCCACAGACGGCGTGGTGGTGGACGGCGCCTCGGCCGTTGACGCGTCCCTGGTCACGGGTGAATCAGTCCCCGTCGAGGTAGGCCCGGACAGCCGCGTGACAGGTGCCACCATCAACACGTCCGGCCGCCTGCTGGTCAGGGCTACCCGGGTGGGCGCCCAAACCACCCTTGCCCAGATGGCGCGGCTGGTGTCACAAGCCCAGACCGGGAAGGCGCCCATCGCGCGGCTCGCGGACCGGATCAGCAGCGTCTTCGTGCCGGTAGTCCTGGCGCTGGCGGTGCTGACATTCGTACTCTGGCTGCTCTTCGCCGGGCCGGCCGCGGACGGGGACCACCTGCGGCAGGCGTTCACCGCCGCCGTCGCCGTCCTTGTCATTGCCTGCCCCTGCGCACTGGGCCTGGCCACGCCCGTCGGCCTGCTCACCGGTACCGGCCGCGGCGCGCAGCTGGGCATCCTGATCAAGGGCCCGCAGGTCCTTGAGGACACCCGCACCGTGGACACCATCCTCCTGGACAAGACCGGTACGGTCACCACTGGCGTCCTGGCCGTGGATGCCGCGGCAGCATTTCCAGGCTTCCAGGACCGGGACGTCCTTCGGCTTGCAGGCGCCGTCGAGGCCGCCTCGGAGCACCCGGTGGCCCGCGCCATCGCAGCAGCAGCCACGTCAGTGTCCGCAGGCAAAGCGGGCGACGCCGGGACATTGCCGGCCGTGCAGGGGTTCAGTTCCGCCCCGGGCGGCGGAGTGTCGGGCACCGTTGAGGGCATGGCCGTGATGGCAGGGCGGAGCGGTTGGCTGGAGCAGAACGGGATCGTCCTGGACGCCCGCCGGCAGGCCCTGCTCGCATCCGCTGAGCAGGGCGGAGCGACAACCATCTGCGTCGCCGTGGACGGGAAGGCTGCTGGAATCATCAGCCTCCGGGACACTGTCAAGGAAGGTTCCGCCGCCGCCGTCGAACGGTTGAAGGCATTGGGCCTGCGGCCCATCCTGCTGACCGGCGACAACGCCGCGGTCGCCGCCCGGGTGGCTGCCGTCGTCGGGATTGCTCCGGAGGATATCTACGCCGGCGTCCTGCCCGAAGGAAAAGTCGAGGCAGTCCGCAAGCTCCAGGCCGGCGGCGCCACGGTGGCCATGGCCGGGGACGGCGTCAACGACGCCGCTGCTTTGGCGCAGGCCGACCTCGGAATTGCGATGGGTTCGGGCACGGATGTGGCCATCGAGGCCGCGGACCTGACGGTGATGGGCAACGACCTGGCCCAGGTGGCGCAGGCCATTGAGCTGTCCAGGAAGACGCTGGGCACCATCAAGACGAACCTGTTCTGGGCGTTCTTCTACAACGCGGTGGGCATCCCGGTGGCCGCCCTGGGGCTGCTCAATCCGATGATCGCCGGCGCGGCCATGGCCGCCAGCTCGGTACTGGTGGTGGCCAACTCGCTGCGGCTGCGAAGTTTCGGCAAGTAG
- a CDS encoding heavy-metal-associated domain-containing protein yields the protein MSTTAPTTTTISVSGMTCGHCVSAVSEELEALEGVEAVNVDLNAGGISTVTITSGKELSPAEIGEAVAEAGYLVVANEA from the coding sequence ATGAGCACCACCGCCCCCACCACCACGACCATCAGCGTCTCCGGCATGACCTGCGGACACTGCGTATCGGCCGTCAGCGAAGAACTCGAAGCCCTTGAAGGCGTTGAAGCAGTGAACGTGGACCTGAACGCCGGCGGCATCTCCACCGTGACCATCACCTCCGGCAAGGAACTGTCCCCCGCGGAAATCGGCGAAGCCGTGGCCGAGGCCGGCTACCTGGTGGTTGCCAACGAAGCCTGA